In Cyprinus carpio isolate SPL01 chromosome A5, ASM1834038v1, whole genome shotgun sequence, the sequence ataacaaacctAACTACAGAGTAAGCAACTTAAACTGTTTTCTGATAATATCTTACACTAAACCTTTTCAgctcaataaaatgtaaaatgtaggtTTAATTGGCggcttacatttttaagcaaaattaaaGTGTTGCCAACACCACAACCAATTTAACCGCTTCgtccaattttaataaaaaagaaaaaaaaaaaagaaaatgttgaatcgagtaataaaacattaacatcgaatagaaataacatacattttgtgaaaattgAAATGAATGGAAACAAAGATTTCCATCCATCACCATCATGAAATGTATTCTACAGTGCATAATTTCCTATTTATAAAAGGTGAAAACAACTAATGCTTTCGTAAGATACCTGAAAGctcctatttctttctttctttctttctttctttctttctttctttctttctttctttctttctttttatttaaaaaaaaacaaacaaacatattgaCATAACAAACCTGAAGtcaaacgttaaaaaaaaaaatgtttttcaggcTTTTTCACACGTGGTTTCCCCTGTTTCCGCCATGGGATTATTTGCCTTTTCATATTACACTgtttactatattatttttatatattattttttggtttgtattctcagtatataaaataatacttataattgtttatttaaacgtATGCACCAGTGCACCTGTGAAGCAGACATGGCCAGCTGCAGTCATCATTCATGTAAAGGCTATTCATTATTTAACCTGGGCAGATACTGAGATCAACAAGTGTCAGACTGCAAATCTCATCTCAAAcgtaacaaacttttttttttttttagcatactgGTTTATGAAAtcattgaaatgaaatgtaacaaGCTTTATAACATACAGAAATACTCACAACATACAGACATGGCGCTTTAATCTGTTATAATTGTGTTCTTCAGGTGCATTTTCTTATTCCATATGTCCTAATGGCTGTATTTGGTGGGGTGCCACTTTTCTATATGGAGTTAGCTCTAGGACAGTTCCACAGAACAGGTGCCATATCCATATGGAAACATATTTGCCCTATTTTCAAAGGTAAGAATCATGTAATCTAAATCTGTCTCATATACAGTATTGTAATGTTTTAGCTTTAAAGATCTATAAATTTTCACATTTCTAAAGTCCTAACTTTGAAAAGGTTAAAAGTCTAGATGGATATAAAATTAAAGAATAAGAGACTAATACACAGTCACAGAGATAGATGGAAAGAGAAAAATGACACTCAGACTGAGAGATTTCATTAACAAAACACTGACATCATTTCCCCTTCCCTGTCAGGTATTGGTTTCGCCATCTGCATCATTGCACTGTATGTGTCCTTCTACTATAACACCATCATCGCCTGGGCTCTGTTCTACTTCTACTCCTCCTTCAGCAGCACTCTGCCCTGGACCAGCTGTGATAATGCCTGGAACACAGAAAACTGCACTAACTACTTCGGAAAAGACAACGTGACCTGGACTAACTACTCACGCTCACCTGCCGAAGAGTTTTACACGTAAGTGCATGTAAGTGGCTGCACTGAAAGAGGGCAAATatggcagagaaagagagagggaagcgGGAAAGGGAAAGATTTAGCAAAGAGAAATAACAATAGGAAAAAACAGCATTGTAGACGAATATGTCGCAAATATGGACTACTACAAATCTCAGTAGAAAAGGTTgaacagtcaaaccaaaatttattgaGACACTTCACACATTATAACAGTTTATTCACTACAGTTTAGAAAATgggaataaaatatgacaagaacttaAGAGTTAAACTCTGTccgaacaaattcatcttgataatgtcggataacacttaagcaaaacatggtcaggtcaaagtgtctgaataattttcgATCCCAaatatttatcagttttactggtagtccactgtctgaagaatttttgggtataacatgtcacagtttactttattttgctatcatcACTTACATATGAACTGCCCCCaccagtaaaaaaacaaaaatgacatgtgatgtctgaataatttttggtttgactatatatatatatatatatatatatatatatatatatatatatatatatatatatatatatatatatatatatatatatatatatattacaaatttcaaagatcttgagctacaggaacagcTTGAAGTACATTTAATCTTTCAGTTAAGGGCCAAAAGAACTGCAAAAAGACTGATAAAACTTTTCAGTTTGTGGAGAATTGTGTTCATATTTTGCATTGTGCCAACATTTCTTTCTTATACATCAGAACCTATTTGTCCAGTAAACTTGTGTACATTAAAGTGTTATATGCATATACTTTGTGGTTCAGGTCAGTTTCAGACTGCACATTTGTAAACCCTTCTTAAAACAGGAGGAATGTCCTAGCAGTCCATGAATCATCTGGGCTTGGGGATGTGGGATACATTCGCTGGCAGCTCATGCTTTGCCTCTTCCTCATCTTCACCATCGTCTACTTCAGCCTGTGGAAAGGAGTCAAGACTTCAGGAAAGGTTACTGAGtcctaaattattaaatgatgcATGTTTTATCATTTGAGGAAAAATCATTCCACATCCTCTCATCCTCACGTGTCTCTCTCAGGTAGTATGGGTGACTGCCACCCTGCCGTATGTGGTGCTGTTGATTCTTATGATCCGTGGTGCAACTTTGCCAGGAGCGTGGAAAGGAGTGGTGTTCTACCTCAATCCCAAATGGGAGAAACTGAAGGAGACCAGCGTAAGTGCTTTTCTCTTACAGGCTCTCAGTCTTTTCTCTTAGTGTCTAGCAttcatttattgttaaattagaTTGCGTTGTTTCTTGACATTCTTTACTTATCTTGTTACCTCTTTAAATGTATTCATGTGCTGTTTTGATGGCAAAATgcatgtaagtgtttttatttcatgcagtAATAAAATGGACCTCAGGCATTTGGGCAGGAAACTCGTGAATCACTAGTAGCTGAACTGACTAGGGAAAAAATATGGACTTCATAAAGGGCATATTTCTTCATAAATTTTGAGATAAGTTAATAATAcggaaaaaaagataaataaaggaCTATTGTCATAGGTATATAAATGTTCGGTGAAGGCAATatgtaaactgcatttttaatcgtGTGACTATATAAGCCCAGTACTGTTTGCTAGGTGAGGCAGCGCTGCAGAGAACCGTGATGAGAACCAAAAATAAAGCACTAGGGGCTAATGAGATGCGTAATTggcacagattttttttccatcatgaAAGGCCCTCATACTCATTGACACACACGTTCATGCAGATGCACATACACACGTTTCTCTTCACACAAATCTTCAGATGTGATCAAGCACTGCTTAAACCCAGTATTCTGTGATGTCATTGTATTCAGCATAGTgaattttaaagattattattatgattcaaACCACATTTTCATGTGTTTGTCTCTagccacacttttttttaaagtatctaaTATTTTGTAGGTATGGGTAGATGCAGCTGCGCAGATCTTCTTCTCTCTTGGTCCTGGTTTTGGTGTTCTGCTTGCCCTGTCCAGCTACAATCCCTTCAACAATAACTGCTACAGGTACAGACAAAACCTTCATTTTCATCACATTGATCTACTGGAGTTTCTGTTTATCAGCATTTGCACTGAGTTCTTCATGGTTGTTTAATATAAAGGATATGAAAATAATATCTAGTTTGAGTTAATACCTGaatcataaattaattatttgtacatatacttctgttcaaaatgttggggttggtatgattctttaagtctcttatgcataATAAATCtgaattcatttgatcaaaaatgcagttaaaacagtaaaattatgaaatactattacaatttaaaatgttttctatttgaatatattttacaatgtaatttattcccgtgaagctggatttttcttttaagcatcattactccagtcttcagagatccttcagaaaccatcatatgctgaattgctgctaaagaaacgtttattattattattattattttaattcttactGAGCCCAATGCTTTAAACGGTAGTTTATGAACAGAACAACAAAACAGACCTGCCCAGTTGTGGCCAAATTGATGCCCACTCACTCTTAATTCTGATTCTATCTATAGCTTagccatttatttacatttggctCTGTGTCCACTAACTGAGGAGAAATGCCATCAAACTGAACTAGGCCCTGATGAATCATATGATGAACCAAAACAAATGCTCTTCCCCATGAGTAAATGATGTAAAAACAAGATTAGAACCGCAAATTATGTCCAGTTTGAAGAGATGAACGGGCAGCATAGTTGAGTGAGGGGAAATTGAATTGTGTAGTACTATAAGACTGTGAGGAGGCACATGGGCAATCTAAAGGGATCAAGTCATATCTAAGGATGAGAATATCACatagactttatttttaaatttagtttgtaaataattttttttgtttgcgaTTTGTACAGAGATGCTATTGTAACCAGTCTGGTGAACTGCCTGACAAGTTTTGTGTCAGGATTTGTTATTTTCACTGTCCTGGGATATATGGCTGAACAGAGAAATGTAAACGTTGAGGATGTAGCCAGGGACAAAGGTGAGCTTTCCTTTTTTGCTTTTCAATAGTTCAATTATTTTGAGTTTTACTGTAAGTGTGCTGCATCAAACCCAAAATAGCATACAAGACTTTCAGCCCTGTAAATAAAGCATTTCGTCTTTTAACTCAAGGTTGTCTTTTGACTTTCTGCACCTCCTCTAGGACCCAGTCTGCTCTTCATCACGTATCCAGAAGCCATAGCAAACATGGTTGGGTCGACTTTCTTTGCCATCATCTTCTTTGTGATGATGATTACTCTTGGACTGGACAGCACTGTACGTATACACTTGTACCTGTGAAtgtacagaaacaaaaaaaaaagtctaaatatgcATGTGAAGTCAGCAAAAGTATAAGATTTATAGAAATATGATATGAAAAATGAATGACAGAGAGAACTAGATTTGTATATCCAGATAGAAATACCACTGTTTGAAAGAAagcaacaaaatattgttatagtgaaacatttgtttttaagtttgGCTCTGTTAAAATTACACGTCATCAGAGCAGTTTTAAACTTTGTCATCATGGCAATCAGCACACATCTTGTTTTCTTTTGGCTGTGCGTGAGAATCGATACATAACACTGTCTTatccaaatataaacaaaaaaaaaaaaaaattaaaaattacaactttaacttttataagaaacaaaaaacaacaatatgaAATTTATTACAATGATATCACTACTGAGTGATATTAATGTGAGACTTTTACCTTTTGAAGTTTTCAAAAACCAATAGTATGTAAAATTCTGAAATGATCTACAAAGAATCCTGAATGTAGTTTGTATGTTAAAGAAAATGATGAACAAAGAAGTAGAACAACAAGAAAGAGATATTTCAATACAGTCAATACTGCTTTGCAAAATATATAATTGCATGTTCATAGGTTTTTTGTGTGCTTTCTTGCCTCAGTTCGGTGGGCTAGAGGCCATCATCACAGCTGTAATGGACGAGTACCCAGATACCCTGTCCCATCGGAGAGAGCTGTTTGTTCTTGGACTGGTGGTTGTTTGCTTTCTGGGCTCTCTCAGCACCCTTACTAATGTGAGTTTCAGTCAACTTCTGGATCTCAGTTTGTtgacatttataataagaatatTTCAGCAGTGcggaattaaaattataataacagaGTACATAATATAAAATCTAGAATTTGATTGTCTATCTTGCAGGACAGGTGGGTTATTAAAGATGAAAAATTATGTTTGACCAAATAATGTAACTGAAAAttgctgacagacagacaaagtttggcactttatttaatgtaacattttttattaatttattatttttattttgcaaggtGGTGCATATGTGGTAAAATTACTAGAAGAATTTGGAGTTGGTTCTCCAATTATAGCTATAGTCTTTCTGGAGGCCACAGCAGTATCCTGGTTTTATGGTAAGattttttactataaattaaatacacacacacacacacacacacacacacacacacacacacacacacacacacacacacacacacacacacacatatatatatatcatgtctAAGTGTACATGAACAAAAAtttcagtatataaaataaacaaatttatttaattttctccaGGTATTAACAGATTCAGCAATGATATCAAATCAATGTTGGGCTATACTCCAGGACTCTTCTGGAAAGTGTGTTGGGTTGCTATCAGCCCAGCTTTTCTTGCTGTAAGTTTGAACAAAGATGTATTTGACAGTATGTGCAAAGTTTGTGAAATGTTAAAGTCATCTTTCATGCTCTCAAAACTATTTAAGCACCCACAACCTTCTTTCCACCCTTATTACCTTTATAATCTCATTCCCTTACCTGTCCACACAGTCACAATTCCCAGTCTGCAAATGTCAAACGGCATGCACTCTTACAGCCTAATATTCCTCAGATAATTCTGCATGCATCACAGCTAACCTCAACACAATCATTTTTTCATACTGTTCctgttattctttttttcataaaaaaacaaacaaacaaaaaaaccttgataAACGGCTGCCACTTTCATCTCCTGAGACAGTGTTTGAGACATTATTTGAAATGCTGGAGAGAAGACATTTGTCACTGTTCCTTCAAGACACAAAGGCCACCGCTCTACAATTTTCCAGTCTCCATAGACCACAAAAGGATGTGTAAGGTCTACAGGATAATGTGGAccttttgaatataaaataatctgATCAGAGTCTCACTCTAAAGATGTTTTCAAACTTATCAATCCATCTGAACTCACACAGAAACTGCAGTGACCTATAACCTAATCTGAATGAATtgttaaacacttttaaaattatatatgacatttcaaagagatttttttatgtttgataaatGGAACTTTTCAAAGCACCtgcattttataaataacagttttattaattttaatatgaacaaaatgctaatttaactcactaaatatttttcctgtttatttctttAGTACATTATTATCAGCTCACTGTTGAACCCTCAGCCCCTCACGCTATTTGACTACGAGTTCCCAGACTGGAGCATCACGGTCGGTTACATCATCGGAGCTTCCTCTTTCATGTGGATCCCCATCTACATGGTGTACAAGCTTGTGTGGACCCCAGGCTCTCTTAAACAGGTGAGACAGTAGTTGAATAAAATAACAACTACTCCCAATTGAAAAGCATTCTTGTAGATCTCATGAGAAACCTctaaggaatggttcacccaaaaatgaaaatttgctaaataatttactcgccctcaggccacccaagatgtagatgagtttgtttcttcatcggaacagatttggaaaaatgtagctttacgtcacttgctcaccaaaggatcctccgcagtgaatgggtgccatcagaatgagagtccaaacagctgataaaaacacaatgactcacaagcaatccacatgactcaagttcatcagttaatgtcttgtgaagtgaaaagctgcatgtttgtaataatcaaatccatcaagattattttaacttcaaatcattgcttctggctaaaatatgagtcctctatccataatattgatttcaatagtgaaaaagtcatctcgtctgaattaggagagaaatatgcacagataacgCACCGTTTAGTGAAAGCAGtccaaaatagttctaaacaaatctgtcagtggatcttgacgtgagaggacaacaagggatggaggaagcgttattgtgaattatggacttgtattttgactagaagcaacagtttaaaggtAAAACGTAtcaataatggatttgtttcttataaatatgcagcttttcacttctcaagacattaattgattagCTGGCTGTGTTGtgaattattatgatattttttgtcagctgtttggattctcatttcggcacccattcactgcagaggatccaagtgatgtaatactacatttctccaattcTGCTCCGATGATACATATAGTTTGACTGGAGGGTGTATATTTTGGTTTTTCAGTCAATTttaagctaattttaatttttgggtgaactattcctgtaagtTATAACATGGGTGAAGTTGCTCACATGATGTTTTCAATCTAATTTCAGCGTCTTGCTGTATGTCTGCGACCAGAGAGAACACTGCCAGACATTCACACTGACAGCATGGGGCTAAGCCCTATACCATAGACCACTGAGAGCAAAACAGCAAGACATAACTCACATAAAAAAGCCACATATATTGAGTTACATGTGTCCACAGCAAAATAAGCAACTTTTGCATAGGTTTAGGGATTTGTCCAATCATAATACAAAGAgtaatacaaatgaaataaatacaaaatgaaatatacagaatacataaaatgataaaatttgaAAGTGATGTACAATTAGATTTAatctgtaaaatgaaaaatgacattcAATGTTAATTATAATCGTTAATTTAACAATCTGtgcaatttacaaataattgatgttctattttaatttaagatCTACGTACCGTACTGTATAAAGATGAAGAGTTCAGtggtatttttttacattgtaagtCAGATGTACCCTTCAAGTCACAGAACATTTTTTGAGATACATGCAAAATGAGATTAACTCATTGTGAAAAATTCAGCCAATTAGAACAGAGTACTTCATACACATTTCTCactcatttttttcagaaataattgttGTCAAGATTTAATCATTATGGTGTTTT encodes:
- the LOC109089953 gene encoding sodium-dependent serotonin transporter-like; translation: MPHQEQVMVHGNLCAGPPNNAGYNSNPVHFLIPYVLMAVFGGVPLFYMELALGQFHRTGAISIWKHICPIFKGIGFAICIIALYVSFYYNTIIAWALFYFYSSFSSTLPWTSCDNAWNTENCTNYFGKDNVTWTNYSRSPAEEFYTRNVLAVHESSGLGDVGYIRWQLMLCLFLIFTIVYFSLWKGVKTSGKVVWVTATLPYVVLLILMIRGATLPGAWKGVVFYLNPKWEKLKETSVWVDAAAQIFFSLGPGFGVLLALSSYNPFNNNCYRDAIVTSLVNCLTSFVSGFVIFTVLGYMAEQRNVNVEDVARDKGPSLLFITYPEAIANMVGSTFFAIIFFVMMITLGLDSTFGGLEAIITAVMDEYPDTLSHRRELFVLGLVVVCFLGSLSTLTNVSGAYVVKLLEEFGVGSPIIAIVFLEATAVSWFYGINRFSNDIKSMLGYTPGLFWKVCWVAISPAFLAYIIISSLLNPQPLTLFDYEFPDWSITVGYIIGASSFMWIPIYMVYKLVWTPGSLKQRLAVCLRPERTLPDIHTDSMGLSPIP